In Magnolia sinica isolate HGM2019 chromosome 12, MsV1, whole genome shotgun sequence, a single genomic region encodes these proteins:
- the LOC131219943 gene encoding UPF0481 protein At3g47200-like yields the protein MVEHQILFMQESTVDNEEKANQGVQPHVPTDATRASSLAHKLLINPQLQKESWIINISCPTHRVPNSFPPYGREANQGENPPVPILHDDLDPTWVSLLEQKLLIDQQPDRKLSSCSIHKVPTCFHKGDETAYVPQIISIGPIHRTKKSLQAMEEHKRKYLHDIISLTKTNSEDSASNIFKRFLTAVKSVEKMAWECYSESIDDDLNSNAFVEMMVIDGCFIIGLLCKAARLINVDGEDPIFKMSWLLSRLRNDLLMLENQIPFIILDCLFNLMNIVRGPNRPSLAHLALDFFQGLVPQKSTRWAMKEKSEYKHLLHLFHSSLLPAVKEDKQSERNACFKLIVSWINVFKKSGNKEKDNEMEANHLNLIHSVTALKEAGIGFKKGKADSFFDVKFKNGTMEIPTFVIHGATYSLFLNLIAFEQCYTDCSKHITAYTAFMNCLINSAKDVETLRHCGVIENWLGSNDEHVACRFKMLSREVAIPTGRSYLSDVFWAVSRFRRTKWEECKESLKRYHFNSRWAIFPFAAGIFVLVFTFMQTIPTVNSFFHHSS from the coding sequence ATGGTGGAACATCAAATATTGTTCATGCAAGAGTCTACTGTAGACAATGAAGAAAAAGCAAATCAAGGAGTACAGCCACACGTTCCGACAGATGCAACACGGGCTTCTTCACTCGCGCACAAGCTTCTCATCAATCCACAGCTCCAAAAGGAATCATGGATCATCAACATCTCCTGCCCGACCCACAGAGTCCCCAACAGCTTCCCGCCATATGGCAGAGAAGCTAATCAAGGAGAAAATCCACCAGTTCCAATACTCCACGATGATCTAGATCCAACATGGGTTTCTTTGCTCGAGCAAAAGCTTCTCATCGATCAACAGCCCGATAGGAAATTATCATCTTGTTCGATCCACAAAGTCCCCACCTGCTTCCACAAAGGCGACGAGACCGCCTACGTGCCTCAGATTATCTCGATCGGTCCGATTCACCGGACAAAGAAGAGCCTACAAGCCATGGAAGAGCACAAGAGGAAGTACCTTCACGATATTATTTCTTTGACCAAAACCAACAGCGAAGATTCGGCATCGAACATCTTCAAGAGGTTCCTGACTGCTGTCAAGTCGGTGGAGAAAATGGCATGGGAATGTTACTCAGAGAGCATTGATGATGATCTCAACAGCAACGCCTTCGTCGAAATGATGGTGATTGATGGTTGTTTCATCATCGGCCTACTTTGCAAGGCTGCCCGCCTTATCAATGTCGATGGTGAGGATCCCATCTTCAAAATGAGCTGGCTGCTAAGCAGGCTTAGGAATGACTTACTGATGCTTGAAAATCAAATCCCTTTCATCATCCTCGACTGCTTGTTCAATCTGATGAACATTGTCCGTGGTCCTAATCGTCCCTCCCTGGCCCACCTAGCCCTTGATTTCTTCCAAGGACTGGTGCCACAAAAGAGTACTAGGTGGGCCATGAAAGAGAAGTCCGAGTATAAGCATTTACTCCATCTCTTCCACTCCAGCCTACTTCCAGCGGTGAAAGAAGATAAACAAAGCGAGAGAAATGCTTGTTTTAAACTGATTGTCAGCTGGATAAATGTGTTTAAGAAGTCtggaaacaaagaaaaagataATGAAATGGAGGCTAATCACCTCAACCTGATACATTCGGTAACAGCACTTAAGGAGGCTGGAATTGGGTTCAAGAAGGGGAAGGCGGACAGCTTCTTCGATGTGAAATTCAAGAACGGCACGATGGAAATACCAACATTCGTGATCCATGGAGCCACCTACTCACTGTTCCTCAATCTGATTGCGTTTGAGCAATGTTACACTGATTGCAGTAAGCACATCACAGCTTACACTGCTTTCATGAATTGTCTGATCAACTCCGCCAAGGACGTCGAGACGCTCCGCCACTGTGGGGTCATCGAGAACTGGCTTGGTAGCAACGACGAGCATGTGGCCTGTCGGTTCAAGATGCTAAGTAGGGAGGTGGCCATTCCGACTGGCAGGTCTTATCTCTCCGACGTGTTTTGGGCTGTTAGTCGGTTTCGCAGGACAAAATGGGAGGAATGTAAGGAGAGCTTGAAGCGTTATCACTTCAATAGTCGGTGGGCTATTTTCCCATTTGCAGCTGgtatttttgttttggtttttactTTCATGCAGACCATCCCTACCGTGAATTCATTTTTTCACCATTCATCCTAG
- the LOC131220375 gene encoding dol-P-Man:Man(6)GlcNAc(2)-PP-Dol alpha-1,2-mannosyltransferase-like, with amino-acid sequence MESYTKEDKPEKKLDSGEKTNDGSMSWKLPFFALVTLRYMSATSNIIHNCDEVFNYWEPLHFLLFKSGFQTWEYRVKVGLLPFVDIVVLASENNLLYVSSSCDGFLYLLVL; translated from the exons ATGGAGAGCTACACCAAGGAGGACAAACCAGAGAAGAAATTGGACAGTGGAGAGAAGACGAATGACGGATCCATGAGCTGGAAGCTCCCGTTCTTCGCACTGGTAACCCTCCGATACATGAGCGCGACATCCAACATCATACACAACTGTGACGAGGTCTTTAATTACTGGGAGCCTCTACATTTTCTCCTCTTCAAATCCGGATTCCAGACCTGGGAATACAG AGTGAAAGTTGGACTGCTACCGTTTGTTGACATAGTTGTCTTGGCTTCAGAAAACAACCTTCTTTATGTAAGCTCGTCTTGCGATGGGTTCTTATATTTGCTGGTCTTATAG